A genome region from Solanum pennellii chromosome 12, SPENNV200 includes the following:
- the LOC114075286 gene encoding uncharacterized protein LOC114075286, whose translation MDFGDKSWMNLRRSTNEYIHGVNDFLDKAFERASQGNEILCPCKKCFNRNWHCRNMVEDHLICHGFVHGYTKWVFHGEGFSSRNTPHPTDEEETSNMHDDIDILLHDTFRNIVDDQRHEGVREGPHEDAKRFFKLVEEGKEELYPGCKNFSKLSFTIRLYLFKCIHKLTDVAFSDLLDLIREAFPFAQIPDSFYKAKKVIKDLGLHYEKIHACTNDCILFWNDNAKLDNCSVCGASRWKNVRNDLNNKVTKIPVKVLRYFPLKPRLQRIFMCSETSVAMRWHDTERLKDGNLRHPADGEAWKDFDSLHPDFANDARNVRLGLSSDGFNPFRTMSISHSTWPVMLMNYNLSPWTCMKSENIMLSMIIPGPSSPGNDIDVYLQPLIAELKELWEVGVETYDAVTNQTFLMHAALLWTISDFPALAMLSGWSTKGRWACPTCNHNTCSQYLKHSRKMCYLGHQTFLPPDHPFRRDKRSFNGKEEHKVAPTPLSGAQILEELREFNNVFGKKKKKRKRKNDGL comes from the coding sequence ATGGATTTTGGAGATAAAAGTTGGATGAATCTCCGAAGATCCACCAATGAATATATTCATGGAGTTAATGATTTTCTTGATAAAGCATTTGAACGAGCTTCCCAAGGAAATGAAATATTGTGTCCTTGTAAGAAGTGCTTTAATCGTAATTGGCATTGCCGAAATATGGTAGAGGATCATTTGATTTGCCATGGATTTGTTCATGGATACACCAAATGGGTTTTTCATGGTGAAGGATTTTCCTCAAGAAATACGCCACATCCAACCGATGAAGAAGAAACTTCTAACATGCATGACGACATTGATATATTACTTCATGATACTTTTAGAAATATAGTAGATGATCAGAGACATGAAGGAGTGAGGGAGGGGCCACATGAAGATGCAaagagattttttaaattagtggAGGAAGGGAAAGAAGAGTTGTATCCAGGGTGTAAGAATTTTTCTAAGTTGAGTTTTACCATCCGGCTATACTTGTTTAAATGCATTCACAAGTTGACTGATGTGGCCTTTTCAGATTTGTTGGACTTGATAAGAGAGGCATTTCCATTTGCTCAGATACCCGACTCGTTTTACAAGGCAAAAAAGGTCATAAAAGATTTGGGTCTTCATTATGAGAAAATACATGCTTGCACTAATGATTGCATATTATTTTGGAATGACAATGCAAAGTTAGATAATTGCTCTGTGTGTGGAGCTTCAAGATGGAAGAATGTTCGGAATGACTTAAATAATAAGGTTACGAAAATCCCAGTGAAGGTTTTAAGGTACTTTCCTTTAAAGCCTAGGCTTCAGAGGATATTCATGTGTTCTGAAACATCTGTAGCTATGAGATGGCATGATACTGAACGACTTAAAGATGGAAATTTAAGACATCCTGCAGATGGTGAAGCTTGGAAGGATTTTGATTCATTGCATCCTGACTTTGCTAATGATGCTCGTAATGTTAGATTGGGTCTTTCAAGTGATGGTTTCAATCCATTCAGAACTATGAGCATTTCCCATAGCACATGGCCAGTTATGTTGATGAACTATAATTTATCTCCATGGACTTGCATGAAGTCGGAGAATATTATGTTGTCAATGATTATTCCAGGTCCATCGTCTCCGGGAAATGATATAGATGTATACTTGCAACCACTGATTGCGGAGTTGAAGGAACTATGGGAAGTGGGAGTTGAAACATATGATGCTGTAACTAATCAAACATTTCTAATGCATGCAGCTTTATTGTGGACAATTAGTGATTTTCCAGCTCTAGCAATGCTTTCTGGATGGAGCACCAAGGGGAGATGGGCATGCCCCACTTGTAACCATAATACTTGTTCCCAATATCTCAAACATAGTCGCAAGATGTGTTACTTGGGTCATCAGACGTTTTTACCTCCTGATCATCCATTCAGAAGAGATAAAAGATCATTTAATGGTAAAGAGGAGCATAAAGTTGCACCTACTCCATTATCAGGTGCACAAATTCTTGAAGAGCTTCGTGAATTCAATAATgtatttggaaagaaaaaaaagaaaagaaaacgaaAGAATGATggtttatga
- the LOC107007591 gene encoding ataxin-2 homolog encodes MNTCKYMDKQIMDLSTNNDFINLHDDQHHITAGVNHPVRPIESFPNYSIHWAPDTKTNTNYSSPDSIEPAKLIVEKDLSTIDALLLSEIDHTVKKYADNLLHAIESVSARLSQLETRSRQIEDFVVKLKLSVDNNHGNTDGKLRLVENILREVQDRVQVIKNKQDIMDTHLQLAKLQVPKEIDSSIVDSAHHRASAPLQSHQQFPPVVLAQPPSPLPPPNAPPPPLQQKIPSQVELQDQFPQNLVPSGTQRETYFPSTGQAPENSSQQYQQSAPHQRLQTSIPPPPHQQYLPSSSSLYTQPPVPSQAHPPLPSVNPSQSQPPLIHHPEERHFIASQTYPQANTSQFPSHPSSGAPVSHHFYAAPANLFEPPSSRQGSGFSSAYGPSTGPGESYPHSGSTVQYGSGSPFKSQQLASPLMGQSGGNGYPQLPTTRILPQALPTAFAVSSGSSSPRTGNRVPIDDVVDKVTNMGFPRDQVRATVQRLTENGQSVDLNVVLDKLMNGG; translated from the exons ATGAATACGTGCAAGTATATGGATAAACAGATCATGGATCTATCGACCAACAATGACTTCATCAACCTTCACGACGACCAACATCACATCACCGCCGGTGTTAACCATCCTGTTCGCCCAATTGAATCCTTCCCCAATTATAGCATTCATTGGGCTCCTGATACCAAAACCAACACT AATTATAGTTCTCCCGACTCAATAGAACCAGCCAAACTCATCGTGGAGAAAGATCTGAGCACTATTGATGCATTATTGTTATCTGAAATTGATCATACAGTGAAGAAGTATGCTGATAATCTTCTACATGCAATAGAGAGTGTGAGTGCTCGACTATCACAATTAGAAACTAGAAGTCGCCAGATTGAAGATTTTGTTGTGAAACTCAAGTTGTCTGTTGATAATAACCATGGGAACACTGATGGAAAACTAAGACTGGTGGAAAATATTCTCAGAGAG GTGCAAGATCGTGTACAAGTCATTAAGAATAAACAGGATATAATGGATACTCATCTGCAGCTCGCAAAATTGCAAGTTCCAAAGGAAATAGACAGTAGTATTGTTGACTCAGCGCATCATAGGGCATCTGCTCCTCTTCAATCTCACCAACAATTTCCTCCTGTTGTGCTTGCTCAACCGCCTTCCCCTCTTCCTCCACCAAATGCTCCTCCACCCCCTCTGCAACAGAAAATTCCATCTCAAGTTGAGCTTCAGGACCAGTTTCCTCAGAATCTCGTTCCTTCTGGCACTCAACGAGAAACTTACTTCCCATCAACTGGTCAAGCACCAGAAAACTCTAGTCAGCAGTACCAACAGTCTGCACCACATCAGCGGCTACAGACTTCTATCCCACCACCTCCACATCAACAGTATCTGCCTTCCTCTTCATCATTGTACACTCAGCCACCTGTACCTTCTCAAGCTCATCCACCTCTTCCATCTGTTAATCCCTCACAATCTCAACCTCCATTGATCCATCATCCTGAGGAAAGACATTTTATAGCATCCCAGACTTATCCACAAGCAAACACTAGTCAATTTCCCTCTCATCCATCAAGTGGAGCCCCTGTGTCCCATCATTTTTATGCAGCTCCCGCTAATCTGTTTGAGCCGCCATCTAGCAGACAGGGTTCTGGATTTTCCAGTGCATATGGCCCATCAACTGGACCTGGTGAATCTTACCCTCATAGTGGGTCCACAGTTCAGTATGGCAGTGGTTCCCCATTCAAATCACAACAACTTGCTTCACCCTTGATGGGCCAGAGTGGTGGAAATGGTTACCCACAGCTTCCCACAACAAGAATATTACCTCAAGCGCTACCTACTGCTTTTGCAGTTAGTAGTGGGTCTAGTTCTCCTCGTACTGGAAATAGAGTTCCTATTGATGATGTAGTTGATAAAGTGACAAATATGGGATTTCCAAGAGATCAAGTAAGAGCAACTGTGCAGAGACTGACAGAGAATGGACAGTCAGTAGATTTGAATGTGGTGTTGGACAAATTGATGAATGGCGGGTAA